In Thermoleophilaceae bacterium, the genomic window CAGGCGCAGGCCGAGGACGTGGTCAAGGGACCAGTTGCCCGCGCCGACGCCCGAGAGCGCGAACACGACCGCCACGAGCACGGCGTTGTACTCGTAGCCACCGTTGGTGGACCACACGCCCTTGGCGAAGTGGACGCGAATCACGGCCACCGTCATCACCGCGATCAGCGCGGCCGCCGCGAACGGGGTCACGAGGCCGAGCGCGATCAGCAGGCCGCCGCCTGCCTCGAACAGCCCGGCCAGGAACGCCTGGCGCTTCCCCTGCGGGAACCCCATCGACTCGAAGAACTGGCCGGTGCCGGAGAGCCCATGGCCGCCGAACCAGCCGAACAGCTTCTGCGCGCCGTGGCCGAAGAACAGCAGGCCCACGACGACCCTCAGGACGAGAAGTCCGAGACTCATTTTCAAACGCCTCCTCTTACAAGAACAGCTTGACTGCTCAACCAATCGTATCAAACTGGTTGAGTGCACAACCACATATTCCCCCCACGAGGGGGTAAGGAACCCGCGCGCGCGAGTTATCCCCCTCCTGGCCGGGGTATCTGCGGGTCATGCCTTCGGACGGCTACCCGAGTGCCGCGGCATTCATCCCCCCGAAGCCGACGCTGCCGCGACTGAGGGAGGCGGCGGCGCAATGCCGCGGCTGCCACCTCTACGAGGGAGCAACGCAAACGGTGTTCGGGGAGGGGCTGAAGAAGTCGAAGGTGATGTTCGTGGGGGAGCAGCCCGGAGATCGCGAGGACGTGGAGGGCAAGCCCTTTGTTGGCCCCGCCGGCCGGATGCTCGACCGCGCGCTCGTGGAGGCGGGGATCGACCGCAGCGAGGTCTACGTGACCAACGTCGTCAAGCACTTCAAGTACACGATGCGCGGCAAGCGCCGCATCCACCAGCGGCCGGACAAGGAGGAGATCAGCGCCTGCCGCCCCTGGCTCGAGGCCGAGCTCGACCAGGTGAAGCCGGAGGTGCTCGTGTGCCTCGGGGCGACGGCGGCCAGGGCGCTGCTCGGTCCCGGGTTCAAGGTCACGCAGCAGCATGGCGAGTTCGTGCAATCCGAGCTCGCGCCGCTCGTCACCGGCACCGTCCACCCGTCATCG contains:
- a CDS encoding DoxX family protein — translated: MSLGLLVLRVVVGLLFFGHGAQKLFGWFGGHGLSGTGQFFESMGFPQGKRQAFLAGLFEAGGGLLIALGLVTPFAAAALIAVMTVAVIRVHFAKGVWSTNGGYEYNAVLVAVVFALSGVGAGNWSLDHVLGLRLHGAGWALGALGVGILGGLLPLAEARIAASRRDHAHPTTA
- a CDS encoding UdgX family uracil-DNA binding protein (This protein belongs to the uracil DNA glycosylase superfamily, members of which act in excision repair of DNA. However, it belongs more specifically to UdgX branch, whose founding member was found to bind uracil in DNA (where it does not belong), without cleaving it, appears to promote DNA repair by a pathway involving RecA, rather than base excision.); the protein is MPSDGYPSAAAFIPPKPTLPRLREAAAQCRGCHLYEGATQTVFGEGLKKSKVMFVGEQPGDREDVEGKPFVGPAGRMLDRALVEAGIDRSEVYVTNVVKHFKYTMRGKRRIHQRPDKEEISACRPWLEAELDQVKPEVLVCLGATAARALLGPGFKVTQQHGEFVQSELAPLVTGTVHPSSILRAPDEEARHRAYHDFVEDLRIVATALD